From the Daphnia magna isolate NIES linkage group LG3, ASM2063170v1.1, whole genome shotgun sequence genome, one window contains:
- the LOC116919486 gene encoding aminopeptidase N, translating to MTLSPYLLFIVAVVTVSTTAATSATKRMGRSGEDLRLPRDILPRSYEVTLLPILIEGNFTTEGCVSISVDCIQSTNNITLHIADIIFNPVDIELTDLATGQLISISSVVEDKVRQFLILTPNAQLLAGRQYRLSMAFTSILNNELRGFYRSSYNENATTKYMAVSQMQPTDARRAFPCFDEPNMKANFTMKLGRLTTQLSTSNMPVKETTPIADRPGYVWDLFETSLPVSTYLVGMMVSEFTFIDSPAGLSTTPFRIWTRPEAVSQAEYASRIGPQVLSFYEDYFQIAFPLPKQDMVALKDLSFGGMENWGMITYRETALLFDPIKSSESDKQRVVTVVAHELAHQWFGDLVTMDWWSELWLNEGFASYMEYLGANYVEPEFGLIEQIVINDIQDVFGVDALESSHPISVEVNDPNEINELFDDISYAKGASIIRMLNKFLGEQSFRAGLTNYLNGRKYSNAVADDLWSALTAQAIADNVNLPVDVRTIMNTWTLKMGYPILTVTRDYATSAATVSQERFLLRSNPDSTDETVYRWWIPLTYTSDFSQPQKSSWMAFEQPAIQISNVGASNRWVIFNVDQVGYYRVNYDDANWNMIIAQLLLDYQQISLINRAQLLDDSLNIARVNALPYAFPLELTQYLTKEQDYIPWTSALNGLSYLDLMYIRTTGYGEFKGYLTKLVTPLYDYVKFNDTVGDSHLLIYTRVTAVTWACKLDIGDCVSNSVNFYQAWMNDPTNPTIVPVNQKATITCTAIANGGDPEWDFAFQRYLDSNVAAESSKLLFGLSCSTDPLTLQKLLEWSLDPTSGIRRNDASSVFINVGSNPIGRDLTFDFIQNRWSDMVAYFPSLYDLARIVDSVSEGFNTPAEVEELKQLQADHADELGTAARAIDQSIERSESNVEWMSLHYQEVLDWIQQNP from the exons ATGACTTTGTCACCCTACCTGTTATTCATCGTTGCAGTTGTGACTGTTTCGACAACTGCAGCAACATCAGCCACCAAAAGAATGGGCCGATCCGGAGAGGATTTGCGTCTGCCAAGAGATATTTTACCTCGATCATATGAGGTGACTTTGTTGCCAATTCTGATAGAGGGAAACTTCACGACCGAGGGCTGTGTCAGTATCTCTGTCGATTGCATCCAATCCACTAATAACATAACACTACACATCGCTGATATCATTTTTAATCCAGTAGATATTGAG ttAACTGATTTGGCTACCGGACAATTGATAAGCATCAGCAGTGTCGTTGAGGACAAGGTGCGccaatttttgattttgacacCAAATGCCCAGCTGTTAGCTGGACGCCAATACCGCCTATCAATGGCTTTTACCTCCATACTCAACAATGAGCTACGCGGCTTCTACCGTTCCAGCTACAACGAAAACGCCACAACCAAATACATGGCCGTTTCCCAAATGCAGCCGACTGATGCACGACGAGCATTCCCTTGCTTTGATGAGCCTAACATGAAGGCAAATTTCACAATGAAACTCGGTCGTTTGACGACGCAGCTGTCGACGTCAAACATGCCTGTCAAGGAAACAACGCCCAT AGCGGATCGACCTGGCTACGTTTGGGATCTTTTCGAAACATCGTTGCCTGTTTCGACTTACCTGGTGGGAATGATGGTTTCTGAGTTTACGTTTATCGATTCACCAGCCGGATTGAGCACGACGCCCTTCCGTATCTGGACCCGACCGGAAGCCGTCAGCCAAGCCGA GTACGCTAGTCGAATTGGTCCGCAAGTGCTGTCGTTCTACGAAGACTACTTTCAAATCGCCTTCCCACTTCCAAAGCAGGATATGGTCGCGCTAAAAGATTTATCATTCGGGGGAATGGAAAACTGGGGAATGATCACTTACCG AGAAACGGCTCTACTGTTTGATCCGATTAAGTCATCCGAGTCGGACAAGCAAAGAGTAGTAACAGTCGTAGCCCATGAACTAGCTCATCAATG GTTTGGAGACCTTGTCACGATGGACTGGTGGAGTGAGCTCTGGTTAAATGAAGGGTTTGCTAGCTATATGGAATACCTTGGAGCGAACTAC GTCGAACCCGAATTTGGTCTCATTGAACAAATAGTCATCAATGACATCCAGGACGTCTTTGGAGTCGATGCGCTCGAGTCTTCTCATCCTATCTCCGTGGAGGTGAATGACCCTAATGAAATCAACGAGCTATTTGATGACATCTCCTACGCAAAAG GCGCGTCAATTATTCGGATGTTGAACAAATTCCTAGGAGAGCAGTCATTTCGTGCTGGTTTAACTAACTACCTCAATGGGAG AAAATATAGCAACGCAGTTGCAGATGATTTATGGTCAGCTCTCACAGCTCAGGCCATTGCTGATAACGTTAATTTACCAGTGGACGTTCGTACAATTATGAACACTTGGACTTTGAAAATG GGTTATCCAATCTTAACTGTTACTCGCGATTACGCTACATCGGCCGCCACAGTCTCCCAA GAACGATTTTTGTTGAGATCAAATCCCGATTCGACAGATGAGACCGTCTACCGTTGGTGGATTCCCTTGACCTACACAAGTGACTTTAGTCAGCCGCAGAAAAGTTCATGGATGGCTTTCGAACAGCCAGCCATTCAAATATCCAATGTCGGAGCAAGTAATCGATGGGTCATATTTAACGTAGATCAAGTTG GCTACTACCGGGTGAATTACGACGATGCTAACTGGAATATGATCATAGCTCAATTACTCTTAGATTACCAACAAATTTCTTTAATTAATCGAGCCCAGCTGCTTGACGACAGCTTGAACATTGCCCGTGTCAATGCGTTGCCTTACGCCTTTCCATTGGAGTTGACCCAATACTTGACGAAAGAGCAGGATTATATCCCGTGGACATCGGCGCTGAACGGATTAAGTTACCTCGATCTGATGTACATCCGGACGACAGGATATGGAGAATTTAAG GGTTACCTGACGAAATTAGTAACGCCACTTTACGATTACGTCAAGTTCAACGATACCGTCGGAGATTCTCACCTTCTTATTTACACTCGAGTCACAGCTGTCACTTGGGCTTGCAAGCTAGATATTGGGGATTGCGTATCTAATTCGGTCAACTTTTACCAAGCTTGGATGAACGACCCAACAAACCCTAC TATTGTTCCTGTCAATCAAAAGGCAACCATTACCTGTACAGCAATCGCTAACGGTGGAGACCCCGAATGGGACTTTGCCTTCCAACGATATCTTGATTCAAACGTGGCTGCTGAATCGTCAAAATTACTTTTCGGACTAAGTTGCTCTACCGACCCGTTGACATTACAAAA gttGCTGGAATGGAGCTTGGATCCCACTTCCGGAATCCGGCGAAATGACGCCAGTAGCGTTTTTATCAACGTTGGATCAAACCCGATTGGTCGTGATCTGACATTCGACTTTATTCAAAACCGTTGGTCGGATATGGTTGCCTA TTTCCCTAGTTTGTACGACCTAGCCCGGATAGTAGACTCTGTATCGGAAGGTTTCAACACTCCGGCAGAAGTAGAAGAG TTGAAACAATTGCAAGCAGACCACGCCGACGAGCTCGGTACAGCAGCAAGAGCCATTGATCAATCAATTGAACGATCAGAGTCTAATGTGGAATGGATGTCACTCCATTACCAGGAAGTACTGGACTGGATCCAACAGAATCCGTAA